In Streptomyces alboniger, the following are encoded in one genomic region:
- a CDS encoding phosphotriesterase family protein, producing MTSAPGKVRTVLGDIAPADLGVCDAHDHLFLRSPQLPGQELESAGAAAEELAEFRAAGGRGLVQWTPHGMGRRAELLPELSRATGVRIVAATGLHQAVHYVPESLERLRTGGLAELFFRELTEGIADSGVRAGLIKVAGGFHGLDDHARWTMTAAAEAHHATGAPIAVHLELGTAALDVLDLLCGELAVPPHRVILGHLNRFPDLGLHQQAAEAGVFLAFDGPSRTHHATDWRMPDAVRSLADAGFGDRLLLGGDTTTAGARSVRGGPGMPYLLRGMRPRLESAVGEELTQRILTLNAARAFGVEWA from the coding sequence GTGACCTCCGCCCCCGGAAAGGTCCGTACGGTTCTCGGTGACATCGCCCCGGCGGACCTCGGGGTCTGCGACGCCCACGACCATCTCTTTCTGCGCAGCCCCCAACTGCCCGGCCAGGAGCTGGAGTCGGCCGGAGCGGCCGCCGAGGAGCTGGCCGAGTTCCGGGCGGCGGGGGGACGCGGCCTCGTGCAGTGGACACCACACGGGATGGGGCGGCGCGCTGAGCTGCTTCCGGAGCTGTCCAGGGCGACGGGCGTGCGTATCGTCGCCGCGACGGGGTTGCATCAAGCCGTCCACTACGTACCGGAGTCGCTGGAGCGGCTGCGCACGGGGGGTCTCGCGGAGCTGTTCTTCCGCGAACTCACCGAAGGCATCGCGGACTCCGGGGTGCGGGCCGGGCTGATCAAGGTCGCGGGCGGCTTCCACGGGCTCGACGACCACGCCCGCTGGACGATGACCGCCGCGGCCGAGGCCCATCACGCGACGGGCGCGCCGATCGCCGTCCACCTGGAGCTGGGCACCGCCGCGCTGGACGTACTCGACCTGCTCTGCGGCGAGTTGGCGGTTCCTCCGCACCGGGTGATCCTCGGCCACCTCAACCGCTTCCCCGACCTCGGCCTCCACCAGCAAGCCGCCGAGGCGGGCGTCTTCCTGGCTTTCGACGGCCCCTCCCGGACCCACCACGCCACGGACTGGCGCATGCCGGACGCGGTGCGCTCCCTGGCCGACGCGGGCTTCGGGGACCGCCTGCTTCTGGGCGGCGACACGACCACGGCGGGGGCGCGGTCAGTGCGCGGCGGGCCCGGAATGCCGTACCTGCTGCGCGGGATGCGACCCCGGCTCGAAAGCGCCGTGGGCGAGGAGCTGACGCAGCGGATCCTCACGCTCAACGCGGCGCGCGCCTTCGGGGTCGAGTGGGCTTAG
- a CDS encoding TetR family transcriptional regulator C-terminal domain-containing protein yields MNAGQIEILEDVERPGIERVRALLARVIEGEFEHREDGHSIGCLTVNTTVELAARDPEAAALLERDLATRLAMLRTAIRSGQQDGDITTRRSADALARYVNAVIGGMRISAQGGADRATLESIAETALDALTVR; encoded by the coding sequence ATGAACGCCGGGCAGATCGAGATCCTGGAGGACGTGGAGCGCCCGGGCATCGAGCGCGTCCGCGCCCTGCTCGCCCGGGTGATCGAGGGCGAGTTCGAGCACCGGGAGGACGGACACAGCATCGGCTGCCTCACCGTCAACACGACCGTCGAACTCGCCGCGCGCGACCCCGAGGCCGCCGCGCTGCTGGAGCGGGACCTCGCGACGCGGCTCGCCATGCTGCGCACCGCGATCCGGTCCGGACAGCAGGACGGCGACATCACGACGCGGCGGAGTGCGGACGCCCTCGCCCGGTACGTCAACGCCGTCATCGGCGGCATGCGGATCTCCGCGCAGGGCGGCGCCGACCGGGCCACCCTGGAGTCCATCGCGGAGACCGCGCTCGACGCGCTGACGGTCCGCTAG
- a CDS encoding ROK family protein has protein sequence MNGKADPRAEGEVTTRTRLERGRGALGPALELVHTGRAPTRAVLTSELGVTRATAGAVAAELEALGLIRIDARPSAAAGSQGRPSHRLAVADEGPVVLAAQVHADGFRAALVGLGGRTVATAPGCETIDADPAQVLGSVVDAGARLLRETGRRCVGAGLAVPSAVAEPEGTALNPLHLAWPAGAQVREIFTECVRAAGIEGPAFAGNDVNLAALAEHRHGAGRGARDLLCVATGHRGVGGALVLDGRLHTGSSGLALEVGHLTVNPEGRPCYCGSRGCLDVETDPLAFLTESGREPGPEGLLVQARALLREAYDDPSVRSAAEALIDRLGLGLAGLVNLLNPDRIILGGLHRALLEADPERLRAVVADRSLWGRSGSVPILACTLDHNSLVGAAELAWQPVLDDPLRALG, from the coding sequence ATGAACGGCAAGGCTGACCCCCGTGCCGAGGGGGAAGTGACCACGCGTACCCGCCTGGAGCGAGGGCGCGGCGCGCTGGGTCCCGCGCTCGAACTGGTGCACACCGGGCGCGCTCCCACCCGTGCCGTGCTCACGTCCGAGCTGGGCGTCACGCGCGCTACGGCGGGTGCCGTCGCCGCCGAGCTCGAAGCGCTCGGTCTGATCCGGATCGACGCCAGGCCGAGCGCGGCCGCGGGCTCGCAGGGCAGGCCCTCGCACCGCCTCGCGGTCGCGGACGAGGGGCCCGTCGTGCTGGCGGCGCAGGTGCATGCCGACGGCTTCCGGGCCGCGCTGGTCGGGCTCGGCGGGCGTACGGTCGCGACCGCACCCGGCTGCGAGACCATCGACGCCGACCCCGCGCAGGTCCTCGGTTCCGTGGTCGACGCGGGCGCGCGGCTGCTGCGGGAGACCGGCAGGCGCTGTGTGGGGGCGGGCCTCGCGGTGCCGTCCGCGGTGGCCGAGCCGGAGGGCACCGCCCTCAATCCGCTGCACCTGGCCTGGCCCGCGGGCGCGCAGGTCCGTGAGATCTTCACCGAGTGCGTCCGCGCGGCGGGCATCGAGGGGCCGGCCTTCGCCGGGAACGACGTGAACCTCGCCGCGCTCGCCGAGCACCGCCACGGCGCGGGGCGCGGCGCCAGGGACCTGCTGTGCGTGGCGACCGGCCACCGTGGCGTGGGCGGGGCCCTCGTCCTCGACGGCCGCCTGCACACCGGGAGTTCGGGTCTCGCCCTGGAGGTCGGCCACCTCACCGTGAACCCCGAGGGGCGGCCGTGTTACTGCGGGAGCCGGGGCTGCCTGGACGTCGAGACGGATCCCCTCGCCTTCCTGACGGAGTCGGGCCGCGAGCCCGGGCCCGAGGGGCTGCTCGTGCAGGCCCGCGCCCTGCTCCGCGAGGCGTACGACGACCCGTCCGTGCGCTCGGCCGCCGAGGCGCTGATCGACCGGCTGGGGCTCGGCCTCGCGGGGTTGGTCAACCTCCTCAACCCGGACCGGATCATCCTGGGCGGCCTGCACCGCGCCCTCCTGGAGGCGGACCCGGAGCGGCTGCGCGCCGTCGTCGCGGACCGCAGCCTGTGGGGGCGCAGCGGCAGCGTACCGATCCTCGCCTGCACGCTGGACCACAACAGCCTGGTCGGGGCCGCGGAGTTGGCTTGGCAGCCGGTGCTGGACGACCCCCTGCGCGCGCTGGGCTGA
- a CDS encoding MFS transporter yields the protein MTLTGQLCRRYGSLPVTVACGVLLPLSVVLPPLTDSVLVLGLVLLVFGAAYGGISVAMNSAAVDLVSTLRRPVMPSFHAAFSLGGMLGAGLGGLVAGHLSPTPHLLGVTVLGLAVTAAAAPTLLRRGAADLLREHTPARPHVPSGAGGSRRMDRRTRGLVLVFGLIALCTAYGEGAVADWGPLHLEQDLHAHPGVAAAAYACFAFAMTIGRLSGTTLLERLGRTRTVVGGGATACAGMLLGALAPSTGLAFVGFAVTGLGLANIFPVAVERAGALAGPGGVAAASTLGYGGMLVGPPLIGFMADRYSLPAALTSVAVLAGVAACVGFATRQTERTERTDRSEYMERTGRMERTEHTAHPERKRSTETV from the coding sequence ATGACCCTGACGGGACAGCTGTGCCGTCGCTACGGCAGCCTGCCCGTGACGGTCGCCTGCGGAGTACTGCTCCCGCTGAGCGTGGTGCTGCCTCCGCTCACGGATTCGGTCCTCGTCCTCGGGCTCGTCCTGCTCGTCTTCGGAGCCGCGTACGGCGGTATCAGCGTCGCGATGAACAGCGCCGCCGTCGACCTGGTGAGCACGCTGCGGCGGCCCGTGATGCCCAGCTTCCACGCGGCCTTCAGCCTCGGCGGCATGCTCGGCGCGGGCCTCGGCGGCCTGGTCGCGGGGCACCTCTCCCCCACCCCTCACCTGCTCGGCGTCACCGTCCTCGGCCTCGCGGTCACCGCCGCGGCGGCGCCGACGCTGCTGCGGCGCGGGGCGGCGGACCTCCTGCGTGAGCACACTCCCGCCCGGCCACACGTCCCGTCCGGGGCAGGCGGTTCGCGCCGCATGGACCGTCGTACCCGCGGCCTCGTCCTGGTCTTCGGGCTCATCGCCCTGTGCACCGCGTACGGCGAGGGCGCCGTCGCGGACTGGGGCCCGCTCCACCTGGAGCAGGATCTGCACGCGCACCCGGGAGTCGCCGCCGCGGCCTACGCGTGCTTCGCCTTCGCCATGACCATCGGCAGGCTCTCGGGCACCACCCTCCTGGAACGGCTCGGGCGGACCCGCACGGTCGTCGGCGGCGGCGCGACGGCGTGCGCCGGGATGCTGCTCGGGGCCCTCGCCCCCTCCACGGGCCTCGCCTTCGTGGGCTTCGCGGTCACCGGGCTCGGCCTCGCCAACATCTTCCCCGTGGCGGTCGAACGAGCCGGAGCGCTCGCGGGCCCCGGCGGGGTCGCCGCCGCGTCGACGCTCGGCTACGGCGGCATGCTCGTCGGGCCGCCCCTCATCGGGTTCATGGCGGACCGGTACTCCCTGCCCGCCGCCCTGACGAGCGTGGCCGTGCTGGCCGGGGTCGCCGCGTGCGTCGGGTTCGCGACGCGGCAGACAGAGCGCACGGAGCGTACTGATCGTTCGGAGTACATGGAGCGCACGGGGCGCATGGAACGTACGGAGCACACAGCACATCCGGAGCGCAAGCGATCCACGGAAACGGTCTGA
- a CDS encoding maleylpyruvate isomerase family mycothiol-dependent enzyme has protein sequence MDISRHVQVVSEEGRLLARAAEEAGPDAKVPTCPDWEVRDLLRHTGMVHRWAAAFITERRTEFRLGGQLPDLDGAALLDWFREGHATLVDTLTTAPPDVECWAFLPSPSPLAFWARRQANETTVHRVDAEAARGGTPSPVGVEFAVDGIEELLLGFHAREKSQVRSAIPRVLRVRATDAAAEWSWTVHLSEGSPIAERGATAAADCEVSGQAARLYLALWNRLPFPEVTGDRSLAALWRQKSGIVMR, from the coding sequence ATGGACATTTCCCGGCACGTTCAAGTAGTCAGCGAGGAAGGGCGGTTGCTGGCCCGGGCCGCCGAGGAGGCCGGGCCCGACGCCAAGGTGCCCACCTGTCCGGACTGGGAGGTACGGGACCTGCTGCGGCACACCGGCATGGTGCACCGCTGGGCCGCGGCGTTCATCACGGAGCGGCGCACCGAGTTCCGGCTCGGCGGGCAGCTGCCCGACCTGGACGGCGCGGCACTCCTCGACTGGTTCCGCGAGGGGCACGCCACCCTGGTGGACACGCTCACCACCGCGCCGCCGGACGTCGAGTGCTGGGCGTTCCTGCCCTCCCCCTCGCCGCTGGCCTTCTGGGCGCGGCGACAGGCGAACGAGACGACCGTCCACCGGGTCGACGCCGAGGCCGCGCGCGGCGGCACGCCGTCGCCGGTGGGCGTCGAGTTCGCCGTGGACGGGATCGAGGAGCTGCTGCTGGGCTTCCACGCCCGCGAGAAGAGCCAGGTGCGCAGCGCCATCCCCCGGGTACTGCGGGTGCGGGCCACGGACGCGGCCGCCGAGTGGAGTTGGACCGTACACCTGTCCGAGGGGTCGCCGATCGCGGAGCGCGGCGCGACGGCCGCCGCCGACTGCGAGGTGTCCGGGCAGGCGGCGCGCCTCTATCTGGCGCTGTGGAACCGGCTGCCGTTCCCCGAGGTGACCGGCGATCGCTCGCTCGCGGCGCTGTGGCGGCAGAAGTCCGGCATCGTCATGCGGTGA
- a CDS encoding MarR family winged helix-turn-helix transcriptional regulator: protein MAAKTAEQELVDQWRGILAVHARTQCELDRELHPHGLGASDFEVLDVLAEGSSDDGGCTFRVQEISAQVHLSQSALSRLIGRLDKDGLVERGMCSEDRRGVRVSLTAKGRELHREVRPLQRAVLRRMLAEGAAGAECGG, encoded by the coding sequence ATGGCGGCGAAAACGGCCGAGCAGGAGCTCGTGGATCAATGGCGGGGCATCCTCGCGGTACATGCGCGCACCCAGTGCGAACTGGACCGTGAGCTTCATCCGCACGGCCTCGGGGCGAGCGACTTCGAGGTCCTCGACGTGCTGGCCGAAGGGTCGTCGGACGACGGCGGCTGTACGTTCCGCGTGCAGGAGATCTCCGCACAGGTCCATCTGAGCCAGAGCGCCCTCTCCCGCCTCATCGGCCGGCTGGACAAGGACGGGCTCGTCGAGCGCGGCATGTGCAGTGAGGACCGGCGAGGCGTCCGGGTCTCCCTGACCGCCAAGGGGCGCGAACTCCACCGCGAGGTGCGGCCGCTGCAACGGGCGGTCCTCAGGCGGATGCTCGCGGAAGGTGCCGCAGGCGCCGAATGCGGCGGCTGA
- a CDS encoding MFS transporter, producing the protein MTSPLTPVSASPERWTPRLWGTLLVLCAAMFLDALDVSMVGVALPSIGSELNLSTSTLQWVVSGYILGYGGLLLLGGRAADLLGRRRVFLIALGVFALASLLGGFVDSGPLLIASRFIKGLSAAFTAPAGLSIITTTFAEGPVRNRALTIYTTCAATGFSMGLVLSGLLTEASWRLTMLLPAPIALLALLAGLKLIPRSAREQNKGGYDVPGAVTGTAAMLLLVFTVVEAPEVGWASARTLLSFLAAAVLLAVFVRIELRTASPLVRLGVLRSGPQLRAQLGAMTFFGGYVSFQFLATQYFQSLLGWSALETALAFLPAGALVALSSTKVGSVIDRFGTPRVIVAGFVLLVASYVLFLRISLTPSYAAVVLPSMILLGFACALVFPSLNIQATNGVDDDEQGMVSGLLNTSIQVGGAIFLAIVTAVVTASSHADDSSPQAVLDSFRPGLIVVTVIAVAGLLITLTGLRTPRRRGSLVVTKSVPLEAGREEAEREHVAVRD; encoded by the coding sequence ATGACTTCTCCGCTCACGCCGGTCTCCGCGTCCCCGGAGCGCTGGACCCCCCGTCTGTGGGGCACGCTGCTGGTGCTCTGCGCCGCGATGTTCCTCGACGCACTCGACGTATCGATGGTGGGCGTCGCCCTGCCCTCCATCGGCTCCGAACTGAACCTGTCCACCTCGACCCTCCAGTGGGTCGTCAGCGGCTACATCCTCGGCTACGGGGGGCTGCTGCTCCTCGGCGGACGCGCCGCCGACCTGCTCGGCCGCCGCCGCGTCTTCCTCATCGCGCTCGGCGTCTTCGCGCTCGCCTCGCTGCTCGGCGGCTTCGTCGACTCGGGCCCGCTGCTGATCGCCAGCCGCTTCATCAAGGGCCTGAGCGCCGCGTTCACCGCGCCCGCCGGCCTGTCCATCATCACCACCACGTTCGCCGAGGGCCCGGTCCGCAACCGCGCCCTCACCATCTACACCACCTGCGCCGCCACGGGCTTCTCCATGGGACTCGTCCTGTCCGGACTGCTCACCGAGGCCAGCTGGCGCCTGACCATGCTGCTGCCCGCGCCCATCGCGCTGCTCGCGCTGCTCGCCGGGCTCAAACTGATCCCCCGTAGCGCCCGCGAGCAGAACAAGGGCGGCTACGACGTGCCGGGCGCCGTCACCGGCACGGCCGCCATGCTGCTTCTCGTCTTCACCGTCGTGGAGGCCCCCGAGGTGGGCTGGGCCTCGGCCCGCACACTCCTGTCGTTCCTCGCCGCGGCCGTCCTGCTCGCCGTCTTCGTCCGCATCGAACTGCGCACCGCGAGCCCGCTCGTCCGGCTCGGCGTGCTGCGCTCGGGGCCGCAACTGCGGGCGCAGCTGGGTGCGATGACGTTCTTCGGCGGCTATGTGTCCTTCCAGTTCCTCGCCACGCAGTACTTCCAGTCGCTGCTCGGCTGGTCCGCGCTGGAGACGGCGCTCGCCTTCCTGCCCGCGGGCGCGCTGGTCGCCCTGTCGTCGACGAAGGTCGGCTCGGTGATAGACCGGTTCGGCACGCCGCGCGTGATCGTCGCCGGGTTCGTGCTGCTCGTCGCCTCGTACGTGCTGTTCCTGCGGATCAGCCTCACCCCCTCGTACGCCGCCGTGGTACTGCCGTCGATGATCCTGCTCGGCTTCGCGTGCGCCCTGGTCTTCCCCTCGCTCAACATCCAGGCCACCAACGGCGTGGACGACGACGAGCAGGGCATGGTCTCCGGGCTGCTCAACACCTCGATCCAGGTTGGCGGCGCGATCTTCCTCGCGATCGTCACCGCCGTGGTCACGGCGTCGTCCCACGCCGACGACTCCTCGCCGCAGGCCGTCCTCGACAGCTTCCGGCCGGGCCTGATCGTGGTGACCGTCATCGCGGTCGCCGGGCTTCTCATCACCCTCACCGGCCTGCGCACCCCGCGTAGGCGGGGATCGCTCGTCGTCACGAAGTCGGTCCCGCTGGAGGCCGGGCGGGAGGAGGCCGAGCGGGAGCACGTGGCCGTACGCGACTGA
- a CDS encoding DUF6332 family protein, which translates to MAATGYSGRRSAAERDAITIEIGYALVSGFVVALAVIGVVIAGPLLAFDPPRAVVSALKVTGVSLAAVAFVVRVATVLWKFHDRRPGASQPSQPGRTRPDS; encoded by the coding sequence ATGGCGGCGACGGGATATTCGGGGCGGCGGTCGGCCGCCGAGCGGGACGCGATCACCATCGAGATCGGATACGCGCTCGTCAGCGGGTTCGTCGTCGCCCTCGCCGTCATCGGCGTGGTGATCGCCGGTCCGCTCCTGGCCTTCGACCCGCCGCGCGCCGTCGTGAGCGCGCTCAAGGTGACCGGGGTCTCGCTGGCGGCGGTGGCGTTCGTCGTACGGGTGGCCACCGTGCTGTGGAAGTTCCACGACCGGCGTCCTGGGGCGTCTCAGCCCAGCCAGCCGGGGCGGACCAGGCCCGACTCGTAG
- a CDS encoding geranylgeranyl reductase family protein, whose translation MSSENSADDARYVWDVVVVGAGPAGASAAYAAAVAGRSVLLLEKAELPRYKTCGGGIIGPSRDSLPPGFELPLRDRVHAVTFSLDGKFTRTRRSRQMLFGLINRPEFDQQLVEHAQKAGAELRTGVTVARVEQHGSEVPDRRTVAVVLQGGETVLARAVVGADGSASRIGAHVGVKLDQVDLGLEAEIPVPATVAEDWAGRVLIDWGPMPGSYGWVFPKGDTLTVGVISARGEGAATKRYLEDFIARLGLAGFEPSISSGHLTRCRSDDSPLSRGRVLVCGDAAGLLEPWTREGISFALRSGRLAGEWAVRIAEAHDAVDARRQALNYAFAIKAGLGVEMSVGRRMLQIFERRPGMFHAAITGFRPAWNAFAKITRGSTTLGELVRTHPLAGRALSTMDR comes from the coding sequence GTGAGCAGCGAGAACTCAGCGGACGACGCCCGGTACGTGTGGGACGTGGTCGTGGTCGGAGCCGGCCCCGCGGGGGCCTCGGCGGCCTACGCGGCGGCCGTCGCGGGACGCAGCGTGCTGCTGCTGGAGAAAGCCGAACTGCCGCGCTACAAGACGTGTGGCGGCGGCATCATCGGCCCCTCGCGCGACTCCCTGCCGCCCGGCTTCGAGCTGCCCCTGCGCGACCGGGTGCACGCGGTGACGTTCTCCCTGGACGGCAAGTTCACGCGCACCCGCCGTTCCCGGCAGATGCTCTTCGGGCTCATCAACCGCCCGGAGTTCGACCAGCAGCTCGTCGAGCACGCGCAGAAGGCGGGTGCCGAGTTGCGCACGGGCGTCACCGTCGCGCGCGTGGAGCAGCACGGGTCCGAGGTGCCCGACCGGCGGACCGTCGCCGTCGTGCTGCAAGGCGGCGAGACCGTCCTCGCCCGCGCCGTGGTCGGCGCCGACGGCAGCGCCAGCCGCATAGGGGCGCATGTCGGGGTCAAGCTCGACCAGGTCGACCTCGGTCTGGAGGCCGAGATCCCGGTGCCCGCGACCGTCGCCGAGGACTGGGCGGGGCGCGTCCTCATCGACTGGGGCCCCATGCCGGGCAGTTACGGCTGGGTCTTCCCCAAGGGCGACACGCTCACCGTCGGTGTCATCTCCGCGCGCGGCGAAGGCGCCGCCACCAAGCGGTACTTGGAGGACTTCATCGCCCGGCTCGGCCTCGCCGGGTTCGAGCCCAGCATCTCCTCCGGGCACCTCACCCGCTGCCGCAGTGACGACTCGCCGCTGTCCCGTGGGCGGGTCCTGGTCTGCGGCGACGCGGCGGGACTCCTGGAGCCGTGGACCCGCGAGGGCATCTCCTTCGCGCTGCGCTCCGGACGGCTCGCGGGGGAGTGGGCGGTGCGGATCGCGGAGGCGCACGACGCGGTCGACGCCCGCCGCCAGGCCCTGAACTACGCGTTCGCCATCAAGGCGGGCCTCGGCGTCGAGATGAGCGTCGGCCGCCGCATGCTCCAGATCTTCGAGCGCCGCCCCGGCATGTTCCACGCGGCGATCACGGGCTTCCGCCCCGCGTGGAACGCCTTCGCGAAGATCACCCGCGGCTCGACGACCCTGGGTGAACTGGTGCGGACGCACCCCCTGGCGGGCCGAGCGCTGAGCACGATGGACCGCTAG
- a CDS encoding dipeptidase, with protein MSPDPIAGTIASLMPKAKAELTELVAFKSVADFAQYPKSESEAAANWVADALRAEGFQDVALLDTPDGTQSVYGFLPGPEGAPTVLLYAHYDVQPPLDEAGWATPPFELTERNGRWYGRGSADCKGGIIMHLLALRALKANGGVPVHVKVIAEGSEEQGTGGLERYAEEHPELLAADTIVIGDAGNFRVGLPTVTATLRGMTLVRVRVDTLEGNLHSGQFGGAAPDALAALIRVLDSLRAEDGSTTIDGLEGEAVWDGLQYEEDTFRKDAKVLDGVRLIGEGTVADRIWARPAVTVLGIDCPPVVGATPSVQAGARALISLRVPPGVDAAEATKLLQAHLEARTPWGARVHTEQIGQGQAFRADTTSPAYTAMAEAMGEAYPGQQMQFAGHGGSIPLCNTLASLYPDAEILLIGLSEPEAQIHAVNESVSPEELERLSFAEALFLRKYAKS; from the coding sequence ATGTCGCCGGATCCGATCGCCGGGACCATCGCCTCACTCATGCCGAAGGCGAAGGCGGAGCTGACCGAACTGGTGGCCTTCAAGTCGGTGGCGGACTTCGCGCAATACCCGAAGAGCGAGAGCGAGGCCGCCGCGAACTGGGTGGCCGACGCGCTGCGCGCGGAGGGTTTCCAGGACGTCGCACTGCTCGACACCCCGGACGGCACGCAGTCGGTGTACGGCTTCCTGCCGGGGCCTGAGGGCGCTCCGACCGTCCTGCTGTACGCGCACTACGACGTGCAGCCGCCGCTGGACGAGGCCGGGTGGGCCACCCCGCCGTTCGAACTGACCGAGCGGAACGGCCGCTGGTACGGCCGCGGCAGCGCCGACTGCAAGGGCGGCATCATCATGCACCTGCTCGCGCTGCGCGCCCTGAAGGCGAACGGCGGCGTCCCGGTGCACGTCAAGGTGATCGCGGAGGGCTCGGAGGAGCAGGGCACGGGCGGCCTTGAGCGGTACGCGGAGGAGCACCCCGAGCTGCTCGCGGCCGACACGATCGTCATCGGTGACGCGGGCAACTTCCGGGTCGGCCTGCCGACGGTGACGGCGACGCTCCGCGGCATGACCCTCGTACGCGTCAGGGTGGACACCCTTGAGGGGAACCTGCACTCGGGGCAGTTCGGCGGCGCCGCCCCGGACGCGCTCGCCGCGCTGATCCGCGTCCTCGACTCGCTGCGCGCCGAGGACGGCTCCACGACGATCGACGGACTGGAGGGCGAGGCCGTCTGGGACGGGCTTCAGTACGAAGAGGACACCTTCCGCAAGGACGCCAAGGTTCTCGACGGGGTGCGGCTGATCGGCGAGGGCACGGTCGCCGACCGGATCTGGGCGCGGCCCGCCGTCACCGTCCTCGGCATCGACTGCCCGCCGGTGGTCGGCGCGACGCCGTCCGTGCAGGCGGGCGCACGGGCACTGATCAGCCTGCGGGTGCCGCCGGGCGTGGACGCCGCCGAAGCGACGAAGCTGCTCCAGGCCCATCTGGAGGCGCGCACGCCGTGGGGCGCGCGGGTGCACACCGAGCAGATCGGGCAGGGCCAGGCGTTCCGCGCGGACACCACGAGCCCGGCGTACACGGCGATGGCCGAGGCGATGGGCGAGGCCTACCCGGGCCAGCAGATGCAGTTCGCGGGCCACGGCGGCTCGATCCCCCTGTGCAACACCCTCGCCTCGCTCTATCCGGACGCGGAGATCCTGCTGATCGGCCTGAGCGAGCCCGAGGCGCAGATCCACGCGGTCAACGAAAGCGTGTCGCCCGAGGAGCTGGAGCGGCTCTCGTTCGCCGAGGCACTGTTCCTGCGGAAGTACGCGAAGAGCTGA
- a CDS encoding NUDIX hydrolase gives MIVWINGAFGAGKTSAARELIELIPNSTLFDPEVIGGALPCLLPPKRLAEVSDYQDLPIWRRLVVDTAAALLAEVGGVLVVPMTLLRQEYRDEIFGGLASRRIPVRHIVLAPDETILRGRISGREVPPDLPDGDLRVRQWSSDHIEPYRAALAGWLGADAHRVDTSALTPYETAERVADAVRTGAASACDIVQTPEPTAETLAAGVLLFDEQDRVLLVDPTYKAGWEFPGGVVEPGEAPARAGVREVAEETGIRLPDDLRLLVADWEPPKPPGYGGMRFLFDGGRLDSTEAHRLLLPGPELRDWRFVTEREAADLLPSVRYERLRWALRARERGAALYLEAGAPIDG, from the coding sequence GTGATCGTCTGGATCAACGGCGCGTTCGGTGCGGGCAAGACCAGCGCCGCACGGGAACTGATCGAGCTGATCCCGAACAGCACGCTCTTCGACCCGGAAGTCATCGGCGGCGCACTGCCCTGTCTGCTGCCGCCCAAGCGCCTCGCCGAGGTGAGCGACTACCAGGACCTGCCGATCTGGCGCCGTCTCGTCGTCGACACGGCGGCCGCGCTCCTCGCCGAAGTGGGCGGCGTCCTCGTGGTGCCGATGACACTGCTGCGCCAGGAGTACCGCGACGAGATCTTCGGCGGTCTCGCCTCGCGCAGGATTCCCGTACGTCACATCGTGCTCGCCCCGGATGAAACGATCCTGCGAGGCCGAATATCCGGCCGTGAGGTACCCCCGGACCTGCCCGACGGCGACCTGCGCGTACGGCAGTGGTCGTCCGACCACATCGAGCCGTACCGCGCGGCCCTCGCCGGCTGGCTCGGCGCGGACGCCCACCGCGTCGACACCAGCGCCCTCACCCCCTACGAGACCGCCGAACGCGTCGCCGACGCCGTGCGCACCGGCGCCGCGTCCGCCTGCGACATCGTGCAGACCCCCGAGCCCACCGCCGAGACCCTCGCCGCCGGTGTGCTGCTCTTCGACGAGCAGGACCGGGTGCTGCTCGTCGACCCGACGTACAAGGCGGGCTGGGAGTTCCCCGGCGGTGTCGTCGAACCCGGCGAGGCACCGGCGCGCGCGGGCGTACGCGAGGTCGCCGAGGAGACCGGCATCCGACTCCCCGACGACCTGCGCCTGCTGGTCGCCGACTGGGAGCCACCGAAACCGCCCGGCTACGGAGGGATGCGGTTCCTCTTCGACGGCGGCCGGCTCGACAGCACCGAGGCCCATCGCCTGCTGCTGCCAGGACCCGAGCTGCGCGACTGGCGCTTCGTCACCGAACGGGAAGCCGCCGACCTGCTGCCGTCGGTGCGCTACGAACGGCTGCGCTGGGCGCTGCGCGCACGCGAGCGGGGCGCCGCGCTCTATCTGGAGGCGGGCGCCCCGATCGACGGCTAG